The Sinomicrobium kalidii genome contains a region encoding:
- a CDS encoding ArnT family glycosyltransferase — translation MKKYLLIVLILSVAKFSVQWLGNRNYGFHRDELLHLSVSEHLAWGYMEFPPFIGFVGRLSFWLFDYSLSGVRLFPTLAGVGILILCCAMAKALGGKSRSVLLSGICILAFLPFYRNHTLFQPVAFNQLFWTLGFYFIIKFINSGNKKLLVLCGITLGLGLLNKYTMLVWAFGVFTGLLFYERGAIYKSKWVYIAGGIGLFIFLPNVIWQLQHDFPLLKHLESLNRKQLNDINPLDFGLTQLKFPFTLIISILGLTALLIDKNLKKYRAVGISVIVIFFSLWILGAKAYYIFPVYPVLFAGGAVKIESLLSKKPVFISIIAVVVLAPSVFFIPEATPVFPIGEFVEYKGLQEKNGRVELTGDYADMFGWEEQVKLVDSVYQSLSPEEQQNCVIWAENYGEAGAVKILGEKYGLPNPVSRHGSFWTWGYGNKDAEVWISLGNEKPSVEHVFEEIKLVKTITHKYAIEEENGIPLYLCRKPKIDIEKWWEDYREHVFD, via the coding sequence ATGAAAAAATATTTACTCATTGTTTTAATACTATCCGTTGCCAAGTTTAGCGTGCAGTGGCTCGGCAACAGGAACTATGGATTTCATCGTGATGAACTGCTCCACCTATCAGTTAGTGAACACCTTGCCTGGGGGTATATGGAGTTCCCCCCGTTTATTGGTTTTGTAGGACGGCTGTCTTTCTGGCTTTTCGATTATTCCCTATCGGGAGTTCGGCTCTTCCCTACTTTGGCAGGAGTTGGTATTTTAATCCTTTGCTGTGCAATGGCCAAAGCACTGGGCGGAAAATCCAGATCCGTGCTGCTTTCCGGAATATGTATTCTTGCCTTTTTACCGTTTTACAGGAATCACACACTTTTTCAACCGGTAGCGTTTAATCAGTTATTCTGGACGTTGGGTTTTTATTTCATCATTAAATTCATCAACTCCGGAAACAAAAAACTCCTTGTTTTATGCGGCATTACACTAGGATTGGGATTGTTGAACAAATATACCATGCTGGTATGGGCATTCGGGGTTTTTACGGGCCTGTTATTCTACGAGCGGGGCGCCATCTATAAATCAAAATGGGTTTATATAGCCGGGGGCATCGGATTGTTTATTTTCCTGCCCAATGTTATTTGGCAGTTGCAACACGACTTCCCGCTTTTAAAACATCTGGAAAGCCTGAACCGTAAGCAATTAAACGATATAAATCCGCTGGATTTCGGACTTACACAATTAAAGTTCCCCTTTACATTAATTATCAGTATTCTGGGGCTAACGGCCTTACTGATCGATAAAAACCTGAAAAAATACAGGGCCGTTGGTATTTCTGTTATCGTTATTTTCTTTTCACTGTGGATACTCGGTGCAAAAGCATATTATATTTTTCCCGTTTACCCGGTTTTATTTGCGGGCGGGGCGGTTAAAATAGAATCTTTACTCTCCAAAAAACCTGTTTTCATTTCCATTATCGCAGTCGTGGTATTGGCCCCATCCGTATTTTTTATCCCGGAAGCCACTCCTGTGTTTCCGATCGGGGAATTTGTAGAATATAAAGGCCTTCAGGAGAAAAACGGACGGGTGGAACTGACCGGGGACTATGCCGATATGTTCGGATGGGAAGAACAGGTGAAACTGGTAGACAGCGTTTACCAGTCTTTAAGTCCCGAAGAACAACAAAACTGTGTGATCTGGGCGGAAAACTATGGCGAAGCGGGAGCGGTAAAAATACTGGGGGAAAAATATGGCCTGCCCAATCCCGTAAGCAGGCACGGCAGCTTTTGGACATGGGGTTACGGAAATAAAGATGCAGAAGTCTGGATAAGCCTGGGAAATGAAAAACCTTCGGTGGAGCATGTATTTGAAGAAATAAAACTAGTGAAAACAATAACCCATAAATATGCCATAGAAGAAGAAAACGGAATACCGCTTTACCTCTGCCGAAAACCAAAAATCGATATTGAAAAATGGTGGGAAGATTACAGGGAGCATGTGTTTGACTGA